Proteins encoded in a region of the Marmota flaviventris isolate mMarFla1 chromosome 3, mMarFla1.hap1, whole genome shotgun sequence genome:
- the LOC114091720 gene encoding small EDRK-rich factor 2-like, giving the protein MKRQNDSVKRKHQDDGLLAATYKQGNLEIMQQKQKKAKKKKEPK; this is encoded by the coding sequence ATGAAAAGGCAGAATGATTCAGTTAAGAGAAAGCATCAAGATGATGGGCTTTTGGCTGCCACCTACAAGCAGGGGAACTTGGAGATCATGcagcagaaacagaaaaaggcaaagaagaagaaggaaccCAAGTAG